The genomic interval TTTAAGAAAgctttattttacattttcttaaaccaaaaaacgaataatgatgCGTTATGTAACAGAAACTAGTTCATTGATAAAAGTACACATATTTGTACCATCCTTGTCCTTTGTCTTACGAAAAAAATCTGTATTCCTGAGCTGTAAGGCATGTTTAGAATTGGTTGCGTTGATACTGAAATCGTAAAATCCCTTTAATATCGTTATAAAGAGAATATACTGCactttaaaatcttttttatattataacatCTTTAAATTATGATTTAACTGGTTTGTTTTGTGTCTTTgttatttaaacttttattttattattattttaggtGCAAACTTCGTCGTCTTTACTACTGATATTAATAGGAATTGGAATTGTATTAATCGAAGCCTATACtgatatttatacatttattattggtGGAAtctaaaataaagtttttcatgttttatgtttaatcattttttcagtAATAAAAATCTTAGTAgtggtttttattatattatgcaGAATGCAGTAAAAAGATAGGTCAtaaatcaaacaatttattCTGTTTACTTTcgatctctgaagacgataatttggttactGAAACGCGTTTAAGTGTAGTTGTAGTGAAAAGATTGAGATATCACTAATAGTTCCAAGGAGTCCAACGATTTCCACCTTGTTAAAGATAACTgcgatttgttttatttgccaaCAAGCTTTTCAACTTTACGAATGATTCAAAACTGAAAAAGTAACGCCTGAATACGTCTGTTTTTCGGAAAATACTTGAAACTATTCCTCATTTTTCTCATAACTTCAAAAGGAGACAGATTTTTTACTTTCTGAAGCCTAATTTAgcaatagaatttgaaaatcaaaGACGATTCTCGGCATTTCGAAGACAATTGTGAGTCAATTTTGAAACTAAGTACAATGTTTTTCTTATCATAATAAAGATTACCAAGAATCTATGATGATGGCTTGTAATTTCGACTTTGTTATGACGTGTTTTGCTCTTCAAGTTATTCTTAATTAAAAAGTATAACGTGATGTAACTTCTATAATggtaattacaaaatatataattctaatGAGAGGGAAATATTTGATGGATTGAcaacaaattatcaatatttgatttGAGTTTTGTAAGGAATCTCCTCGTTAAATCTACTCCTTTTCTTGTTAATAAGCTTGTAACTGCACTGAAACTTTTTTCGACAAGATATGATGAGGGAAAGATTTATGATCTTTTTGTGGTATTTCCATcaagaatgaatattttcatggaCCCCTGCTTACGCTTGTGGATCCCCGTTTTATGTCACGCCTAACGTAGACCCCCGTAGATCGGTTGAAAACAAAGATAAATATTAGATCGACTGGTATAGGTAAccaattagtttttgaaaatatatttattcatgtcacttcaaaaagaaaattgtactaTTAGACAAGAGAAGAGGAGTATTGGTTTGCAACTCTATATCTTCCTCTACTCGCCAATAAATTCAAAACATGTTATTCTCCTCTTTTGCCTTCCCTACCACTTGAAACTTCGTTGAAACGTCATTGTGATCCAATCCGAATATAGTAGAGAGAAATATAAAGTGGTATACCGATGTTCTTTCTCTCTCTGCCAGCTGTCCGAAAACACATGAATAAGCACCCAtccttaatattttttccatgtGTCGCTCACgaaattttatcaaacattTATATATCATTCTTTTTGTGTTATGTAGGTATATAGTTAATCTAaaggaatatattttaaaaagagtacactttggtatttaattgccacaatcccacaacaatCACGTTCATAAAATCTCGatgatgaatatataagtaatcGAATGCtcggaatatatattataatcagtACACTTGAACTAAATAAAcaacttttagttttaaaaagttAACTAAAATGTCATATTTCTGACTTTATTCTAAAGCCAGATTCGAAATctgatataaaaattacatacaaaatgatttccagattttttgggattttgtttGCTagtgtaataattgaaaaaattttaattcaactttacataaaaataataataggatTCGAAACTAATTctgaatattaaaaagtatgtgccatacacataaaaaattattttctcttttttgaggataatttttCAGCTTTTCGATGACAAttatgaaactgttttttcaaaatttttgactcCACTTTACAGTTGGGTTACAGTTACAGTCATAAATATATATCAAGATtcgaaatttgaattgaaaggtatatagaaaactttccaggtttttgaagataattgcAACTCAACTCTACAGACGATCAAAATTGgatattttacattttctaataaCTGCAAAAATTCCAATTGGATTTTATAGATGATGAAGATTGGACATTGAACCacttccaattttcaaaaaatgtttgcctgttacttcaaaataaattttctgttttttgagAATAACAAGCATTTTTGTGATCTATCAAATCCAAGTAACttcaaaaattccaattcaACATTATGAATgaacaaaaccaaaatattgataaactaAACTACTCCCAGTTTTTGAAAAGTACTTCAAAATATTCCCTATTTTTATGTGACCCCAAAAGTAGCcaaaattctttcttttctgAGCCTTGTTCAGAACAAAATCTGAAATGAACAAGTCCTATAGAAACTCTAAAGTTATCAGTTAAAGtacaagatatttgaaaaaatatggtacCATGGAGTCTTTATAGTTAACTTAGGTGATTAGAACTTTCTATATAGCTTGAGTAGATTTccacaaaaatatatcaacaatcataaattgttaaaaaaagaacTGACATAATTTATATATTCGTGCAAATATGTAACATCAAACACTGATGAGAATTGATATTCtttattgaacaaatattttattttttcttagaacTACCAAATCCAGAAAATCCCATTATACTAGCTAGTTCACTTGGTGGTTCATCGTCAATgacttcttcaatttttcttttttctttcctcTTTTCTCTTCTGtattccttcaatttttcttcttcttctgctaATTCTTGTAACCGAGATGACATATCATACTCCTTCTTTTtctcttccatttttttcttgtttatttcgAATCTCCTCTTCACGGAGTCCAAAGAACTTCTTTCTACTTTCATTGACATACCCAaatttctttgatgttttttaccGTTAATGTGATCCAAGAAGTTAATAGAGTCTTTAACAACGCAATCACAAACATTGCAATAGTATCCTCCCGACTGAGAAGTTGgtgtgtttttatttataacgaTACTTTTTCCTAGTTTAGAATCAAGATCGACTTTGTATTCTCGCGTTTTTAAAAGCTCTCTTTTTATTGGCGGgccttttttcttattttctgtttcttccTTTAAGAGTTTTTCCTCTTTTATCCTTTCTTCGGCAAGTCTTTCATACTCTTCCTTGTCCCATTTTCGTCGATGGTCCTCAGGTCTTAtagacatttttaatatttgttagaAAACGAGTTGAAATTATACACTTAACTAGAATGTagcaattgaatttttaaataaaaaatatgttggaATTCTTGtaactttataaaatataacacCGAATCAGAACCAACTTGTATTATAATTCTTATTTGTGTACTAAATTAAGTCAAATGACAGGATAAACGACCTTGTTGTCTGTTATCAATAGACAGAATGGTGTGGTTAGTAGTTAATTATTCTAaggaatttgttttttatgcATTGTAACAACTTATTAttaatgattattaattttcttcaatactttCATGATCTTTTTACATTAGTAATTTATTATGATAaccattttcattattaaacgAAAAAGATCCTGTTTTGCTTAAGGAAATTGTTCAATCCTCGACACATTAAGAAGAAGAATGTGTAACCTTAAAATatcttctttattattactatcttgtctacttttaataaaaaatacattacaaaagtaatttctttttctatttttctcacatttctgttttta from Diorhabda sublineata isolate icDioSubl1.1 chromosome 8, icDioSubl1.1, whole genome shotgun sequence carries:
- the LOC130447599 gene encoding zinc finger matrin-type protein 2, with translation MSIRPEDHRRKWDKEEYERLAEERIKEEKLLKEETENKKKGPPIKRELLKTREYKVDLDSKLGKSIVINKNTPTSQSGGYYCNVCDCVVKDSINFLDHINGKKHQRNLGMSMKVERSSLDSVKRRFEINKKKMEEKKKEYDMSSRLQELAEEEEKLKEYRREKRKEKRKIEEVIDDEPPSELASIMGFSGFGSSKKK